Genomic DNA from Vagococcus luciliae:
TTGAAGAACGTCAAGAAAAGAAAATTGGAAAGATTTACTATCCAGCACCTTTCTTATCTAATGACACGATGCCATACTACACATCAGCTTATGACATGGATATGCGTAAAGTGATTGATGTGTATGCGACAGCTCAAAAACATATCGATCAAGGGATGAGTTTAACGCTATTTATGCGCTCAGATATACCTGAAGGCTTGTATGAATGGAAAACAAAGACAACAAAACAAACAACACGTGATTTAAATATTTTACGTCACTACGCATTCCATAAAGGCGTTAAATCAATTTACTACATTCGTACTTATACTGATGACGATGAGGAAATTGGTAGCAACCAATGTGAAAGCTGTGTTATTTAAGGAGGAACAATAAATGACCACGTTAGACAATAGCTATTACCAAGCAATTAACTGGAATGCTGTTGAAGACATTATTGATAAGTCCACTTGGGAAAAATTGACAGAACAATTTTGGTTGGATACACGTATTCCTTTATCAAACGATTTAGATGATTGGCGTAACTTTAACGACGATCAAAAAGAAAATATCGGTCTGGTATTTGGTGGGTTAACACTACTAGATACGATTCAATCTGAAAGTGCCATCGAAGCCTTACGAAAAGACAGCCGTACACCTCATGAGGAAGCTGTGTTAAACAATATTCAATTTATGGAATCTGTTCATGCCAAAAGTTATTCATCCATCTTTAGTACACTAAACACTAAAGCTGAGATTGAAGAAATTTTTGAATGGACAAACACCAATCCTCAACTACAAAAAAAAGCTGAGATTATTAATGAAATTTATTTAAATGGATCCCCACTACAAAAAAAAGTAGCCAACGTGTATGCTGAAACGTTTCTTTTCTACTCTGGTTTTTACGCACCATTGTACTACTTAGGAAACAACAAATTAGCAAACGTAGCTGAGATTATTAAATTAATCATCCGTGATGAGTCAGTTCATGGGACTTATATTGGGTATAAATTTCAACTAGGTTTCAATGAATTAAGTAATGAAGAACAAGAAGAAATGAAAGAATGGATGTATGACTTACTCTTCACTCTTTACGAAAACGAAGAAGTCTATACTGAATTATTATATGATAAATTAGGTTGGACAGATGAGGTTAAAACATTCTTGCGTTATAATGCAAATAAAGCTCTAATGAACTTAGGGATGGTTCCATTATTCCCAGATACAGCCAATGACGTGAACCCTATTGTCATGAACGGCTTATCAACTGGTACAAGTAACCATGACTTTTTCTCTCAAGTAGGAAATGGTTATTTACTTGGGACAGTAGAAGCAATGGAAAATGATGATTACTTAATCGGTATGTAAAACCAAAAAGACTCACCCGTTTATTACAAAACTCTAAAAACACACCCGTTTTATTTCACATAAATTCAACGGGTGTGTTTTTATGGTTAAAAGAATATCTCACCCAGTAGAAGTAAAATAAAAAAGCCCTCCCTAATTATCAAGGAGAGCAATTATTAATTAAAAAAGCGATTGTATCTTTTTGTAATATATGTCACAACTAATAAACAGAGACTAGAAATGATAAGTACAATATTAACACCCAGCTTATCTGATACAATACTTAACAAGATTAAACTTAAAGAAAAAATCAATGAACATAATATACACTACTTGTTGAATAAACTGATGCAATTTTTTCTGAGGATATTTTTTGTTATGTAACTGTCACTTGAGGAATATTTTTCATTATTTTTTCTACTTTCACTTAGGTGAATAATTTCATCACCTGTTTAAATTATTTACACTAAGTGAAATGGTCTAAATTTGTCTCATAAGATGCTCCTAGCTACGATGTATTTGTTTAAGTTTACCACTTTTAAAACAAAAAATAAAACACCCCTTTATTAAAGAGTGTTTCTTCAAATAGATTAATTATCTTGTGGCATAAATAGGCTTTTATTTTTATTCAAGATTAATAGTAAAATAACCATTGTCACAACACCAGTCAGTAAACCACTTATCCCATTTGCTACTAATGAATACGTCACTGGGGATAATCCCCAAATGGCATATTTACCCCAAAAGATAAATCCGGCAATAAAATGAAAAATGTAACGCGCTAACACACCAACAAATGTTCCAGAAACAACATATCTCCAAGCATTTGATGAATTAGTTTTCAAAGTTGCTTGTAGTTTTTTACTAAACAAGCCAGAAAAACCAGCCGCTGCAAAAGCAAAAATGTATTCAATAATAACTTGAGAGACGGTTAAAAAATAAACTTGTCCCATTAAAAAATGTAGTAAGCCCCAAACTAACCCAGCATATATTCCCGGTACAGTTCCACGACGTAATGCATATAATGTTAAGGGAATCATTCCTAAGGAAACAGAAAATCCTGTCCCTATATTTAATGGAATAAACGATAATGCCATTGATAATGCGGCAACGATCGTCCCCTCTAAAATAATTCTTGACCTTTTAGACATAAAAAAACTCCTCCTATTATTGATTCATACGTGACCAATCAACAAAAGAGCAGTACTTACTTGCTACCACTTCACACAATTCCTACGATTGAATTAACAATATCAGGTTCGAGGGTTTAGAGTTTAGACTCATTCTCAGCTTGAAGGGCTCCCCTTTGTGACGGTTATGTATTTGATTTATTCCACACACAGTATGTCATGTATCCGCTTAAGAGTCAAATTAATCACTCATACTCTGTTAATCATCTAATTATTTAATTATTCAGATACAATATTTTTACAAATTTGAATAATATCAGTCATCCCTTGCGCTAAGCGATGATAGTCATTAACAAGTAAGTAGCATATTTCCTCTATCTTTTTTGCATTCTTTAAAAAATTCTGCTCCTTATTCATAACATAATCATACAAATATTACGTTAATACATAAAGAGTTCGTTGTTGAAATCCCTCACCCGTATCTTTTTTGACATCAAAAAACGCTTCACGATACTTTTTTAAACTTTTCTAGTCTTAATTTTCCTATGCCTTGTCTGAATTTAACATATATTTTATATTACTTTTCTTCTATATTCTAGTGTAAAAGCTCAATAACTCGTAACAATTTCTCTTATAAATACCAAATTTTTATCATCATTATATAAAAAGAAGCTATTTTTGATAAAATAATTTCTTTTACATAACACACTACATACATTTTTCTGTTTCATATAATTTCTAATATAGCTAAAACCATGAATAAAAAATGTGATTACTAATTTCCAATTAATTCTTGGTAAATAGTAATCACATAGATATTTTTATTATTTATATCTTATATAAAAATATTATATTAATTGAGGCAAAATAACATCACACATGATAATAGTAATAAAAAACCAATATAAATTAATTCTATATCAAATTTATCTCCAGTTTTTGGTAATTGTCGTCTGATATTTTTTTTGTCCTTAACAATAATTCTATCCGCCGTCTTTTGATTGCTCATTTTCATCTCAGTCACTTCACTGGTTTCACCTGCTTTAATCGCAAATCGTTGAGGGCTCGTGTCTAACTCATACCCCTCTGGGGCTTGAGTTTCCACAAAGTAATACGACCCCACAGATAAGCCCTCATAATTTAAAATGCCTTTCGCATTCGTGGTCAATTCACTCGCCACTTCCTCACCCGCGGCCGTATACAAACTAAATTTGGCCCCAGATAATACCTCATGCGTTAACCCATCTTCTTTGATCAATCGAACGGCCCCACGTTCTTCCGCCGTCTTTTGATTGCTCATTTTCATCTCAGTCACTTCACTGGTTTCACCCGCTTTAATCGCAAATCGTTGAGGGCTCGTGTCTAACTCATACCCCTCTGGGGCTTGAGTTTCCACAAAGTAATACGACCCCACAGATAAGCCCTCATAATTTAAAATGCCTTTCGCATTCGTGGTCAATTCACTCGCCACTTCCTCACCCGCGGCCGTATACAAACTAAATTTGGCCCCAGATAATACCTCATGCGTTAACCCATCTTCTTTGATCAATCGAACGGCCCCACGTTCTTCCGCCGTCTTTTGATTGCTCATTTTCATCTCAGTCACTTCACTGGTTTCACCCGCTTTAATCGCAAATCGTTGAGGGCTCGTGTCTAACTCATACCCCTCTGGGGCTTGAGTTTCCACAAAGTAATACGACCCCACAGATAAGCCCTCATAATTTAAAATGCCTTTCGCATTCGTGGTCAATTCACTCGCCACTTCCTCACCCGCGGCCGTATACAAACTAAATTTGGCCCCAGATAATACCTCATGCGTTAACCCATCTTCTTTGATCAATCGAACGGCCCCACGTTCTTCCGCCGTCTTTTGATTGCTCATTTTCATCTCAGTCACTTCACTGGTTTCACCCGCTTTAATCGCAAATCGTTGAGGGCTCGTGTCTAACTCATACCCCTCTGGGGCTTGAGTTTCCACAAAGTAATACGACCCCACAGATAAGCCCTCATAATTTAAAATGCCTTTCGCATTCGTGGTCAATTCACTCGCCACTTCCTCACCCGCGGCCGTATACAAACTAAATTTGGCCCCAGATAATACCTCATGCGTTAACCCATCTTCTTTGATCAATCGAACGGCCCCACGTTCTTCCGCCGTCTTTTGATTGCTCATTTTCATCTCAGTCACTTCACTGGTTTCACCCGCTTTAATCGCAAATCGTTGAGGGCTCGTGTCTAACTCATACCCCTCTGGGGCTTGAGTTTCCACAAAGTAATACGACCCCACAGATAAGCCCTCATAATTTAAAATGCCTTTCGCATTCGTGGTCAATTCACTCGCCACTTCCTCACCCGCGGCCGTATACAAACTAAATTTGGCCCCAGATAATACCTCATGCGTTAACCCATCTTCTTTGATCAATCGAACGGCCCCACGTTCTTCCGCCGTCTTTTGATTGCTCATTTTCATCTCAGTCACTTCACTGGTTTCACCCGCTTTAATCGCAAATCGTTGAGGGCTCGTGTCTAACTCATACCCCTCTGGGGCTTGAGTTTCCACAAAGTAATACGACCCCACAGATAAGCCCTCATAATTTAAAATGCCTTTCGCATTCGTGGTCAATTCACTCGCCACTTCCTCACCCGCGGCCGTATACAAACTAAATTTGGCCCCAGATAATACCTCATGCGTTAACCCATCTTCTTTGATCAATCGAACGGCCCCACGTTCTTCCGCCGTCTTTTGATTGCTCATTTTCATCTCAGTCACTTCACTGGTTTCACCTGCTTTAATCGCAAATCGTTGAGGGCTCGTGTCTAACTCATACCCCTCTGGGGCTTGAGTTTCCACAAAGTAATACGACCCCACAGATAAGCCCTCATAATTTAAAATGCCTTTCGCATTCGTGGTCAATTCACTCGCCACTTCCTCACCCGCGGCCGTATACAAACTAAATTTGGCCCCAGATAATACCTCATGCGTTAACCCATCTTCTTTGATCAAACGTACTGCTCCAAATATTGGAAAAATTGGGTTTGGATCCCATCGATGAGTCTCACTATTTATTTTAATATTTTTCCCGATTATACTACCATCAAGATTTTTATCCACATTTATATCTGCCTTTGGAGCCAAAACAGTCCCTAAAAAAGGGGCCTCTATATTTAAACCTGTAATATTATTTCCAAAGTTCCATATCAAATTAGCATCTGAAAAATCCTCTGTTTCATGGTTACTACGATTGTTATATTCTATTTTAGACAATACATTCAGTTTATTGACTTCCCCTGTAACATTTATAATGACTAATTTGTTGTAAGGATTAATAATTTGAAAAGGAGTATTACTCTCTAATAACTCACTCTTAATATTTATAAAAACGGTATCTTCTTTAATTTCGGGGACTATAAATTTTCTTATGTTTTTATCTTCAAAACTATTATTATCTAAAAATATTTTACTTAACGTATAAAAATATGATGCTTTTTGTTCTAATCTATTAAATTCATATTGAAAATCTATATATTCTTTATTGTGATCCTGATAAATAGAAGAAATCGGTACGTGATCCAATTTGATCCCGTTAAGAGACACATAACGACCATTATCTACTATATCTAACTTATTATCTTTTCCAACTACAAATTTTGTAGACCGTTGATCATTTTCGTTAATAAATGAAGAACTAACAATACTATGAACTTTATTTAAGTATACTATTTCTTGATTCAATGTTCCTTCACGAATATCCGTTCCAAAATTCGAGTTAGCATAAAAATTATTACAAGCAATATTACCATTAACATGTGCTCCTATTTCAACACTATTTTCAGCAAAAGCATGAAACTTAGATGCTATACCCAACTCACCTAAATTGGGGCCCAAATCTGAATAAATATCTCCCCCTTCTGGAAATGACTGACCACTCGCAACAGTTACAATACCCATACAGAATAAAAACAAAGTTACAAAAATCATCCAAACCCTTATAATGCTTTTTTTCATACTTCATCCTCCTCATTGCTCAAAAATTCACAATCGTTATGTCGTAATTATAACACTTTAAACGATAAAAAAGAATACTTTGTATAATAAATAAAAAGTAAAAAACATTATTATATTAAAAATAAAGTAAGAAAATACATTTTCCTACTTTATCAAATCTAACTACCATTATTATCTTTCATCAAACATTAATCCAAATTTCTTTTATCATGGTAATCTTTCTTTTTTTGATTCCATATTTTTTTATCTTTTTCACTAACTTCACGAATTAATTTAGCAGGATTTCCCCCCACAATTGTATTAT
This window encodes:
- the nrdF gene encoding class 1b ribonucleoside-diphosphate reductase subunit beta, producing MTTLDNSYYQAINWNAVEDIIDKSTWEKLTEQFWLDTRIPLSNDLDDWRNFNDDQKENIGLVFGGLTLLDTIQSESAIEALRKDSRTPHEEAVLNNIQFMESVHAKSYSSIFSTLNTKAEIEEIFEWTNTNPQLQKKAEIINEIYLNGSPLQKKVANVYAETFLFYSGFYAPLYYLGNNKLANVAEIIKLIIRDESVHGTYIGYKFQLGFNELSNEEQEEMKEWMYDLLFTLYENEEVYTELLYDKLGWTDEVKTFLRYNANKALMNLGMVPLFPDTANDVNPIVMNGLSTGTSNHDFFSQVGNGYLLGTVEAMENDDYLIGM
- the thiT gene encoding energy-coupled thiamine transporter ThiT; protein product: MSKRSRIILEGTIVAALSMALSFIPLNIGTGFSVSLGMIPLTLYALRRGTVPGIYAGLVWGLLHFLMGQVYFLTVSQVIIEYIFAFAAAGFSGLFSKKLQATLKTNSSNAWRYVVSGTFVGVLARYIFHFIAGFIFWGKYAIWGLSPVTYSLVANGISGLLTGVVTMVILLLILNKNKSLFMPQDN
- a CDS encoding SpaA isopeptide-forming pilin-related protein, which gives rise to MKKSIIRVWMIFVTLFLFCMGIVTVASGQSFPEGGDIYSDLGPNLGELGIASKFHAFAENSVEIGAHVNGNIACNNFYANSNFGTDIREGTLNQEIVYLNKVHSIVSSSFINENDQRSTKFVVGKDNKLDIVDNGRYVSLNGIKLDHVPISSIYQDHNKEYIDFQYEFNRLEQKASYFYTLSKIFLDNNSFEDKNIRKFIVPEIKEDTVFINIKSELLESNTPFQIINPYNKLVIINVTGEVNKLNVLSKIEYNNRSNHETEDFSDANLIWNFGNNITGLNIEAPFLGTVLAPKADINVDKNLDGSIIGKNIKINSETHRWDPNPIFPIFGAVRLIKEDGLTHEVLSGAKFSLYTAAGEEVASELTTNAKGILNYEGLSVGSYYFVETQAPEGYELDTSPQRFAIKAGETSEVTEMKMSNQKTAEERGAVRLIKEDGLTHEVLSGAKFSLYTAAGEEVASELTTNAKGILNYEGLSVGSYYFVETQAPEGYELDTSPQRFAIKAGETSEVTEMKMSNQKTAEERGAVRLIKEDGLTHEVLSGAKFSLYTAAGEEVASELTTNAKGILNYEGLSVGSYYFVETQAPEGYELDTSPQRFAIKAGETSEVTEMKMSNQKTAEERGAVRLIKEDGLTHEVLSGAKFSLYTAAGEEVASELTTNAKGILNYEGLSVGSYYFVETQAPEGYELDTSPQRFAIKAGETSEVTEMKMSNQKTAEERGAVRLIKEDGLTHEVLSGAKFSLYTAAGEEVASELTTNAKGILNYEGLSVGSYYFVETQAPEGYELDTSPQRFAIKAGETSEVTEMKMSNQKTAEERGAVRLIKEDGLTHEVLSGAKFSLYTAAGEEVASELTTNAKGILNYEGLSVGSYYFVETQAPEGYELDTSPQRFAIKAGETSEVTEMKMSNQKTAEERGAVRLIKEDGLTHEVLSGAKFSLYTAAGEEVASELTTNAKGILNYEGLSVGSYYFVETQAPEGYELDTSPQRFAIKAGETSEVTEMKMSNQKTADRIIVKDKKNIRRQLPKTGDKFDIELIYIGFLLLLSCVMLFCLN